The following DNA comes from Sphingopyxis sp. BSN-002.
CAGTTATCGCCGTCGCGGGACCGGGAACAGGATCATGGGGACGACATGCGGACCATTCACCACTTCGCCGCCGACACGCGCGGCGCGACCGCGATCGAGTACGGGCTTCTCGCGGCGCTGATCTCGCTCGCCTGCCTGATCGCCTTCCAGTCGCTCGGGCTGACGCTGGAGGGCGTGTTCACGACGATCAACGACGCGTTCAGCGGCGCACTCGGCCACTAGGACGCCCGCCGCGCCTCCTCTTCGGCCCATGCCGCGTCGAGTTCGGCGTCGGTCAACGGCATCCTTTGCTCGCACGCGTCGCAATGCGGATGATCGGGACAGCGCAAGCGGTGCGCGCGCTTCACGAACGCGATGCGCCGGAGCAGCACCGCGTCGGTTTCTTGCTGCGTCGCGCCCTGCACCTTGGCTGCGCCCTCTACCTTGTTGTCGAAGACCATTCCGCCGAAAAACTCGTCGCGCGACAGGAAGCGATCGCGCACCGCCGCGGGCAGCACATAGGCGTCGGCCTCCTCGGGCGTCAGATGCACATTCTGCCCGCCTTTCATGTCGCCGCGCTTGATCAGCAGCCCCAGCATCGAATCCGACGGCATGATCCGCCGCTCGACCTCCTTGCCGTTCCGGATGACGACCATCTCGCGCCCCGCAACCGCGCGCTCATAAGCGACCGCCTCCAGCCCGCGCAGCGCCCGCGCGATCGCCTCGCCGCACGCCTTGTCGAACGGCGCGAACAGCGCGCGCGATCGATTGACCGACGTCGTACTGACCCCCGCGATCCGCGCCGCATCGGTGATGCACCCCGTTTGCCCCAGCGTCGCCAGAAACACCCGCGTCCGCGCCGCCGTCCACCCGTCGGCGCGCACGCGCAACCCGGGCATGAAGGGATTGGAGTGCGCTTCTTTCCCCTCCCGCTTGCGGGAGGGGGAGCGAGACTTGCGGGCTTGCCCGCTAGTAGCAGCGGGGTGGGCACCATCCCCCACTCCGCCCTTCGCTCCCGATTTCCCCCGCGAACCGCGCGCCACCTTACGCCCCATAGCTCCATCTCCCGAATCACCTGGAATGAATCGGAATGACTTTGAACCTATTTGGATAATGTAGGAAAGAGAAGATTTTCACTCCGCTTTGTCGTTCCAAATTTGCCCATTCTGATCCCGTAGGCTTGCGAATGCGTCGCTAGGCAACTTTACTTTGATTGCTCCCAGCCTTAGGCCTTAAATAACAGTCGGGTCACCCGACCCTTGATCCACGGGAGAATGGCCGATGGTTCGGCGAGCTTTTTTCGCATATCCGGGAAACCAGCCGAATATCAGGGACGCGATACGCCATTTTTGTGATCATTATCCCCGAGAGAAATTTGAAGTTTTCTCATGGGAGGCCATGCAGATCGTTGGCCTACGAATAGACGATGAGGTAAGGCGAAATATCTCTGAATGCGAGCTACTTATAGCGGACATTACTTATAATAATTTTAACGTTCTGTATGAAATTGGTTATGCGGCAGCACTTGGAAAGCCCATAATTCCCACTTTGAATTCTGCCGTTTCCTCTGCATCAAGGCGAGTTAATGATCTAGGGATAATGGATACAATTGGTTGGGCCACTTACACAAACGGCGAAGATCTAGTTTCTTCGATTGAGGCATGGGATTCATCCTCTTGGCGTAACCGATATCAAACTCCAAAAAACCACTCCCAGCCCCTGTTTATATTAGACTGCCTGATGAAAACTGATTTCAGGAATCAAATATTTTCAACAGTCGAAAATTCAAAAGTACTGTACAGGGCATTTGATCCGACTCAAGTCCCTCGCTTGACAGCCGCCCAAGCGATATCGGAGATATCATCTTCCTCCGGCGTCATAATTCCCATAATAAGCGAGGACATAAGCGACAACTACAAACACAATTTGCGAGCAGCATTCCTTATTGGCTTATGCCACGGCTTCGATATAGATTGTCTCGCTATTCAATATGAGAACAATCCTGCGCCGATAGACTATCGAGACTTTATCACAAACTCCACGTTTAGAAGAGAAACCGTCAACCACGTTGAGCAAATATGCGCGGACACTCTTATAAGAAATCAACAGATATCTAAAGTTCGCAACAACGACGACGCGGGAATTATAGCTGAGATATCTCTCGGATCTCCAGTTGCAGAGTATGAGACACAGCAGCTAGAATTATATTTTATAAAAACGGCGCAATATGCAAATGCCTTGAGAGCGGAAGGAGCTGTCATAACGGGCAGAAAGGGCTCCGGAAAATCTGCCATATACTTCCAGCTTCTGAACCAATTTTCTAAAGACAAAGAGTCCTGTGTTGTCGATCTTCGCCCCGCAAGCCATAATCTAAGTGAAATGAGAGAGAGTTTACTTAGCGTATCTTCAGTGGGAATATTTGATCATACAATAGCATCTTTTTGGCACTATGTGATGCTATTGGAAATTCTTCTAAAAATCAGAGAGGCAGTTCTCCCAAAATCAAAGAACAACTTTGACTTGCAAGAGCGGATTAGATCAATTGAGGAGAATTTTGGCCTTCACGAGGCCGTAGTCGCGGGTGATTTTACTTCGCGACTGAGAACCGCTGTTGATCAAGTAATTTCAGGTCTGGGCGGTGCGCGAAATGGAGATGAGGTCAGGCAGCAAATAACCAACCTGATGTTCGAAAATCCGATTCCCAAACTTCGCGAAGCGATCACATCCTTCGGTGACATCTTCGATAAGATCATCATTCTAGTGGATGATCTCGACAAAGGATGGCCTCCGCTTCAGGTCGAGATGCATGACGTCGCCACCATACGCCATCTAATTGAAACACTCAGCAGGATTCGTCGAGACCTTGGTAAGAAAGGGCTCGACGTTAGACATATGATTTTCCTTAGAAGCGATGTTTATGAGCGCCTAGTGGAGCACACGTCGGATCGAGGTAAATACAATGTTATCAGAATCGACTGGTCAGATCCCCAGCAGCTAGAGCACCTTATAAAGACGAGAGTGCTAAGTAATGTTCCGAAAGAACGTTCCGATGACGCATGGGGCATAGTAAATAGGCAGATATCTCCTACTCTTACATCGATAGATAAGATGATAGAGGTATCCCTTCGGCGCCCGCGCTTCTTGATAGACGTTATGGAAAGAACCCTATCATTTGCAATTAATCGAGGCCATGGATTTATAACTGAAGACGACGTTGAAGAGGGCGCGCGTCAGATGTCTTTGTATCTTGTATCTGATTTCGCTTATGAGATGCGCGACATAGCAGGGACACCGGACGATATATTTTACTCTTTCATTGGAACGCCACCCACCGTTAAGCATGCTGATGTTTTAAGTACCTTGGGCCGTATAGATCTCGCCATCCCACCGGATCAGGTCATCGAACTGCTCCTATGGTACGGATTCCTTGGAATACTGGATGCGGCCGGGTTACCGGTCTTCATATACGATCGAGCATATGACATTCGGCGACTGGAGGCGGAACGGGGACCGATTTCCACTGAACTGCGTTACGCGATCAATCCGGCTTTCCTAAAGGGCCTGAGTCCGAAATAGCGAGACTTAGGGAAAAAGGGCCAAACCTTAGTGATTTTTTCGGCAGCATTTTAATGAGCGCCAGTGTTTCTAGGCGCTTAGGTTTGGCATGCTAATTGCGTGGGGTGTTACAGTTTAACCCTAGACGGAGAAGGATCATGTAACCCCACCCCCTTGCATTTCCCCACCCCCGGCGTAAGGCGGCGCCAACATAAACCTGCGCGTGCGACTCCGCTTGCCCCGCTCTCCCGAACGGGCATCGGCGTCATTTCCCCGCCGCGCCAACATGGGGACTGCAATCCTATGACGACCACGGGCAACGACACGCTGGGTACCCGTTCGACGCTGAGCGTCGGCGGCAGGAATTACGCTTATTATTCGCTCGACAAGGCCGCGGCGAAGCTCGGCGACGTGTCGCGCCTGCCCTTCAGCATGAAGGTGCTGCTCGAAAATCTGCTGCGCTTCGAGGATGGCGGCTTCACCGTCTCGACCGACGACGTGCAGGCGCTGGTCGACTGGCAGAAGGACCCGCATTCGAACCGCGAGATCCAGTATCGCCCCGCGCGCGTGCTGCTTCAGGATTTCACCGGCGTGCCCTGCGTCGTCGACCTCGCCGCGATGCGCGATGCGATCGCGAAGCTCGGCGGCGACACGACCAAGATCAACCCGCTCGTCCCCGTCCACCTCGTCATCGACCACAGCGTCATGGTCGACGAATTCGGCCATCCCAAGGCGTTCGAGCAGAATGTCGAAATCGAATATTATCGCAACGGCGAGCGTTACGACTTCCTGAAATGGGGATCGAAGTCGCTCGACAATTTCAAGGCGGTTCCCCCGGGCACCGGCATCTGTCACCAGGTCAACCTCGAGCATATCGCGCAGGCGGTGTGGTCGAGCGACGATGCGTCGGGTGAAACCGTCGCCTATCCCGACACCTGCGTCGGCACCGACAGCCACACGACGATGATCAACGGCCTCGGCGTGCTCGGCTGGGGCGTCGGCGGGATCGAGGCCGAGGCCGCGATGCTCGGCCAGCCCGTGTCGATGCTGATCCCGGAAGTCGTCGGCTTCAAATTCACCGGCGCGCTGAAGGAAGGCGTCACCGCGACCGACCTCGTGCTCACCGCGACGCAGATGCTGCGCGCCAAGGGCGTCGTCGGCCGCTTCGTCGAATATTTCGGTCCCGGCCTGTCGTCGCTGTCGCTCGCCGACCGCGCGACGCTCGCCAATATGGCGCCCGAATATGGCGCGACCTGCGGCTTCTTCGGCGTCGATGACAAGACGCTCGATTACATGCGCCTGACTGGCCGCAGCGAAGAGAATATCGCGCTGGTCGAGGCCTATGCCAAGGCGCAGGGGCTGTGGATCGTCGAGGGCGCCGCGGACCCGATCTTCACCGACACACTCGAACTCGACCTTGGCACCGTCGTACCGTCGCTCGCGGGGCCGAAGCGTCCGCAGGACCGCGTCTCGCTTCCCGATGTCGACGATGTGTTCAACGCCGACATGGTCAACACCTACAAAAAGGCGCAGACGCGCGTGCCGGTCGAGGGCAAGGATTTCGACATCGGCGACGGCGACGTCACCATCGCCGCGATCACCAGCTGCACCAACACCTCGAACCCCGGGGTGCTTGTCGCCGCGGGGCTCGTCGCGAAAAAGGCCGACGCCTTCGGGCTGAAGCCCAAGCCGTGGGTCAAGACCTCGCTCGCCCCGGGGTCGCAGGTCGTCACCGACTATCTGGAGAAGGCCGGGCTGCAGAAGCATCTCGACAATATCGGCTTCAACCTCGTCGGCTATGGCTGCACCACCTGCATCGGCAACTCGGGCCCGCTGGCGGAACCGATTTCGAAGGCGATCAACGAGAATGGCCTCGTCGCCGCGGCCGTGATCTCGGGCAACCGCAACTTCGAAGGCCGCGTGTCGCCCGACGTGCGCGCAAACTTCCTGGCGTCGCCGCCGCTTGTCGTCGCCTACGCCCTCAAGGGCACGGTGATCGAGGATTTCACCACCACCCCGATCGGGCAGGACCAGTCGGGCAACGACGTGTATCTGAAGGACATCTGGCCGACCAACCAGGAAGTCGCCGAGACGGTTCAGGGCGCGGTCGACCGCGACATGTTCGAGGCGCGCTACGCCCATGTCTACAAGGGCGACGAGCATTGGCAGAAGATCGAGGTCGAGGGTTCGGACACCTACCAGTGGCGTGCGGGCTCGACGTACGTGGCGAACCCGCCGTACTTCGAGGGCATGTCGATGACCCCGGCGCCGGTGTCGGATATCGTGGGCGCCAAGCCGCTCGCGATCCTCGGCGACAGCATCACGACCGACCACATCAGCCCTGCCGGCAGCATCAAGGCGGACTCGCCGGCCGGAAAATGGCTTATGGAACATCAGGTTAGCAAGGCCGACTTCAACAGCTACGGCGCCCGCCGCGGCCACCACGACGTCATGATGCGCGGCACCTTCGCCAACATCCGCA
Coding sequences within:
- a CDS encoding Flp family type IVb pilin codes for the protein MRTIHHFAADTRGATAIEYGLLAALISLACLIAFQSLGLTLEGVFTTINDAFSGALGH
- the acnA gene encoding aconitate hydratase AcnA encodes the protein MTTTGNDTLGTRSTLSVGGRNYAYYSLDKAAAKLGDVSRLPFSMKVLLENLLRFEDGGFTVSTDDVQALVDWQKDPHSNREIQYRPARVLLQDFTGVPCVVDLAAMRDAIAKLGGDTTKINPLVPVHLVIDHSVMVDEFGHPKAFEQNVEIEYYRNGERYDFLKWGSKSLDNFKAVPPGTGICHQVNLEHIAQAVWSSDDASGETVAYPDTCVGTDSHTTMINGLGVLGWGVGGIEAEAAMLGQPVSMLIPEVVGFKFTGALKEGVTATDLVLTATQMLRAKGVVGRFVEYFGPGLSSLSLADRATLANMAPEYGATCGFFGVDDKTLDYMRLTGRSEENIALVEAYAKAQGLWIVEGAADPIFTDTLELDLGTVVPSLAGPKRPQDRVSLPDVDDVFNADMVNTYKKAQTRVPVEGKDFDIGDGDVTIAAITSCTNTSNPGVLVAAGLVAKKADAFGLKPKPWVKTSLAPGSQVVTDYLEKAGLQKHLDNIGFNLVGYGCTTCIGNSGPLAEPISKAINENGLVAAAVISGNRNFEGRVSPDVRANFLASPPLVVAYALKGTVIEDFTTTPIGQDQSGNDVYLKDIWPTNQEVAETVQGAVDRDMFEARYAHVYKGDEHWQKIEVEGSDTYQWRAGSTYVANPPYFEGMSMTPAPVSDIVGAKPLAILGDSITTDHISPAGSIKADSPAGKWLMEHQVSKADFNSYGARRGHHDVMMRGTFANIRIKNEMVPGIEGGMSRYGSEVMPIYDAAMRHKADGTPLVVIAGKEYGTGSSRDWAAKGTNLLGVRAVIVESFERIHRSNLVGMGVLPLQFLEGQSRETLGLTGDDQFTITGVADLKPRQTVTVNVTRADGSTFAFDTLCRIDTANEVEYYMNGGILHYVLRKLAA